The following coding sequences lie in one Apium graveolens cultivar Ventura chromosome 1, ASM990537v1, whole genome shotgun sequence genomic window:
- the LOC141662362 gene encoding uncharacterized protein LOC141662362 isoform X2, with product MGRVSNSDLLETSTPIVNHFSHQHQLQLFRQTLNLPTCSACNLKSSEIMYACLTCNYYLHQTCSRLPDKITHQSHSHQLKVTFSPPYPNQVFSCDICKKTGANQWLYRCDFCEFDAHLNCGSTVQVASQQQNIPTQNQNPSPTVSAEQMFLNSYNNSVNANLAAIAMGVNRQQNEMMNQVFQQTGNDVTSYNRILQGLMAGGTVGGTSQMQGLMGGAGNHASQLQGLMGGAGGAGSPLQTLISGGAGGVDLQSLIGGGGASGVDLQSLMGSTGGAGTADLLQSLLGGGGSAGAGLLQGFLDLT from the exons ATGGGAAGGGTGAGTAACTCTGACTTACTTGAAACATCAACACCAATTGTAAACCATTTTAGCCATCAACACCAACTTCAACTTTTCCGACAAACCCTCAACCTACCTACATGTTCTGCTTGCAACCTTAAATCTTCCGAAATCATGTATGCTTGTCTTACATGTAACTACTATCTTCATCAAACATGTTCACGACTTCCTGATAAAATTACTCACCAATCTCATTCCCACCAGCTCAAAGTCACATTCTCACCTCCTTATCCTAACCAAGTCTTTTCTTGTGATATTTGCAAGAAAACAGGCGCAAACCAGTGGCTTTATCGTTGTGATTTTTGCGAGTTTGATGCTCATTTGAATTGTGGAAGCACTGTCCAAGTCGCTTCACAACAACAAAATATTCCAACTCAGAATCAGAATCCATCCCCTACAGTTTCGGCTGAGCAGATGTTCCTGAACAGCTATAATAATAGTGTTAATGCGAATTTGGCAGCTATTGCCATGGGAGTAAATAGACAGCAGAATGAAATGATGAACCAAGTTTTCCAGCAAACAGGTAATGATGTTACCTCATATAACAGGATTCTGCAGGGTCTAATGGCCGGTGGAACTGTTGGCGGTACGAGCCAGATGCAAGGACTGATGGGTGGTGCTGGAAATCATGCGAGCCAGTTGCAGGGACTGATGGGTGGTGCTGGTGGAGCTGGCAGTCCATTGCAGACACTTATTAGTGGTGGTGCTGGTGGTGTTGATCTGCAGTCTTTGATCGGTGGTGGTGGTGCTAGTGGTGTTGATTTACAGAGCTTGATGGGTAGTACTGGTGGTGCGGGTACTGCAGATCTGCTTCAGTCCTTGCTTGGTGGCGGTGGTAGTGCTGGTGCTGGCTTGCTCCAGGGTTTCTTAG atcttacttaa
- the LOC141662388 gene encoding uncharacterized protein LOC141662388 — protein MEKKHFSHIHDLRQQQMIPQGHEIICSGCKLEASGLVHGCWECNFFLHDECFTASRALVHPSHPSHPLTLAPYPTYPSNSFFCNSCNLLGTGFAYSCSLCEFDIHVHCAYMSPHVSSPSFTSYQNNFHHNYVPNIPGSTIPAAYPPQSYNPQLNPAYPNTSTQHNSTPTQSAPHNHHKMPYTNPQSGATSETKHFTHGHAMSLSQVREKQMKICSGCDENIIGSAYICKDNHCDFNLHKSCFDLPQEIRHNSHPNHPLRLIISPDQSNGYTCNGCHKKGFSFTYNCRTCNFDLHTDCASLPKTVKRKDHEHPLTLYYDLNGEFRCDACRENSEGCWRYRCRKCDFDTHPYCATSAAKPVISNPELDYYNESEKVMAALLSAKIKHDSNAFIINHLI, from the coding sequence ATGGAAAAGAAACATTTTAGCCACATCCATGATCTCCGTCAGCAACAGATGATTCCGCAGGGCCATGAAATCATTTGCTCAGGTTGTAAACTTGAGGCTTCAGGCTTAGTGCACGGGTGTTGGGAGTGCAACTTCTTTCTTCACGATGAGTGTTTTACTGCGAGTCGCGCTTTGGTTCATCCTTCTCATCCTTCACACCCTTTAACCTTAGCCCCTTATCCAACTTATCCTTCTAATTCCTTCTTCTGCAattcttgtaatctacttgggACAGGCTTTGCTTACAGTTGTTCCCTCTGTGAGTTCGACATCCATGTCCATTGTGCTTACATGTCACCTCATGTGTCCTCTCCATCCTTCACTTCTTACCAAAATAATTTTCACCACAATTATGTGCCTAATATTCCTGGATCAACAATTCCTGCAGCTTACCCTCCTCAATCTTATAATCCTCAACTCAATCCTGCTTACCCGAATACGTCTACTCAGCACAACAGTACCCCGACTCAATCTGCGCCACATAATCATCACAAGATGCCATATACCAATCCTCAATCAGGTGCCACTAGTGAAACCAAGCATTTTACTCATGGTCATGCCATGTCCCTATCTCAAGTTCGTGAGAAGCAGATGAAAATCTGTTCTGGTTGCGATGAAAATATTATTGGTTCAGCTTACATCTGCAAGGACAACCACTGCGACTTCAATTTGCACAAGTCTTGCTTTGATTTGCCACAAGAGATTCGACACAATTCGCATCCTAACCATCCTCTCAGACTTATTATATCCCCTGATCAGAGCAATGGTTACACCTGTAACGGTTGTCATAAAAAAGGTTTCTCATTTACTTACAATTGCAGGACTTGTAATTTTGACCTCCATACCGATTGTGCTTCCCTTCCGAAAACCGTGAAACGCAAAGACCATGAACATCCTCTCACTCTTTACTATGACCTGAATGGCGAGTTTAGGTGTGATGCATGTCGGGAAAACAGTGAAGGCTGTTGGCGTTATCGTTGCAGAAAATGTGATTTTGATACACATCCCTATTGTGCCACTTCCGCGGCAAAGCCCGTAATATCAAATCCCGAGTTGGATTATTATAATGAGTCTGAGAAAGTGATGGCAGCCCTCCTCTCTGCGAAAATTAAACATGATAGTAATGCATTTATTATCAATCACTTGATTTAG
- the LOC141662362 gene encoding uncharacterized protein LOC141662362 isoform X1, producing MGRVSNSDLLETSTPIVNHFSHQHQLQLFRQTLNLPTCSACNLKSSEIMYACLTCNYYLHQTCSRLPDKITHQSHSHQLKVTFSPPYPNQVFSCDICKKTGANQWLYRCDFCEFDAHLNCGSTVQVASQQQNIPTQNQNPSPTVSAEQMFLNSYNNSVNANLAAIAMGVNRQQNEMMNQVFQQTGNDVTSYNRILQGLMAGGTVGGTSQMQGLMGGAGNHASQLQGLMGGAGGAGSPLQTLISGGAGGVDLQSLIGGGGASGVDLQSLMGSTGGAGTADLLQSLLGGGGSAGAGLLQGFLVFRSYLNRTNQYLTGNQHLY from the exons ATGGGAAGGGTGAGTAACTCTGACTTACTTGAAACATCAACACCAATTGTAAACCATTTTAGCCATCAACACCAACTTCAACTTTTCCGACAAACCCTCAACCTACCTACATGTTCTGCTTGCAACCTTAAATCTTCCGAAATCATGTATGCTTGTCTTACATGTAACTACTATCTTCATCAAACATGTTCACGACTTCCTGATAAAATTACTCACCAATCTCATTCCCACCAGCTCAAAGTCACATTCTCACCTCCTTATCCTAACCAAGTCTTTTCTTGTGATATTTGCAAGAAAACAGGCGCAAACCAGTGGCTTTATCGTTGTGATTTTTGCGAGTTTGATGCTCATTTGAATTGTGGAAGCACTGTCCAAGTCGCTTCACAACAACAAAATATTCCAACTCAGAATCAGAATCCATCCCCTACAGTTTCGGCTGAGCAGATGTTCCTGAACAGCTATAATAATAGTGTTAATGCGAATTTGGCAGCTATTGCCATGGGAGTAAATAGACAGCAGAATGAAATGATGAACCAAGTTTTCCAGCAAACAGGTAATGATGTTACCTCATATAACAGGATTCTGCAGGGTCTAATGGCCGGTGGAACTGTTGGCGGTACGAGCCAGATGCAAGGACTGATGGGTGGTGCTGGAAATCATGCGAGCCAGTTGCAGGGACTGATGGGTGGTGCTGGTGGAGCTGGCAGTCCATTGCAGACACTTATTAGTGGTGGTGCTGGTGGTGTTGATCTGCAGTCTTTGATCGGTGGTGGTGGTGCTAGTGGTGTTGATTTACAGAGCTTGATGGGTAGTACTGGTGGTGCGGGTACTGCAGATCTGCTTCAGTCCTTGCTTGGTGGCGGTGGTAGTGCTGGTGCTGGCTTGCTCCAGGGTTTCTTAG ttttcagatcttacttaaacaggacaaatcagtacttaactggaaatcagcacttatactga